In Taeniopygia guttata chromosome Z, bTaeGut7.mat, whole genome shotgun sequence, one genomic interval encodes:
- the LOC140681814 gene encoding serine/threonine-protein kinase PAK 3-like → MLVSEGDPEAKYTELETIGRGGFGTVCMAVETATGEEVAIKKISLLEESNSEVCLNEIQIMRGNKNANLVTFVDSYLVDEELWLVMEYMDGGSLHDVIRETHMAEGEIAAVSRECLQGLDFLHSKQVIHRDIKSHNILLGLDGSVKLADFGLAAQLTAEQSKRSSAVGTTHWMAPEIFTRKPYGPKVDIWSFGIVGIEMVEGAPPYLMNTSRTVQQLISTRGTPKLQKPRQQSAWLRDFLCCCLETDEDRRWSAQELLQHPFVTSAKPTSSLTPLIMATQQFMADRRY, encoded by the exons atgctggtgagcgagggagatcctgaggcaaaatacacagaactggaaacaattgGCAGAGG GGGTTTTGGCACGGTGTGCATGGCAGTGGAGACTGCCACAGGAGAAGAG gtggccataaagaaaattagtctCCTGGAAGAGAGCAACAGCGAGGTGTGCCTGAATGAAATCCAGATCATGCGTGGCAATAAGAATGCCAATCTTGTGACCTTTGTAGACAG ctacCTGGTGGATGAGGAACTCTGGCTGGTGATGGAATACATGGACGGAGGTTCTTTACACGATGTCATTAGGGAGACTCAtatggcagaaggagagataGCAGCTGTCTCTCGGGAG tgcctgcaaggcctgGATTTCCTTCACTCCAAGCAAGTGATCCACCGAGACATCAAAAGCCACAACATTCTCCTGGGCTTGGACGGCTCTGTCAAGTTGG ctgattttggccttGCTGCTCAGCTCACCGCTGAGCAGAGCAAACGGAGTTCAGCTGTTGGGACTACTCACTGGATGGCACCAGAAATTTTCACAAGGAAGCCCTacggccccaaagtggacatctGGTCCTTTGGCATTGTGGGGATCGAGATGGTGGAAGGAGCACCTCCTTACCTGATGAACACCTCCCGCACG gttcagCAGCTGATAAGCACCAGGGGCACCCCgaagctgcagaagcccaggcAACAGTCGGCTTGGCTGcgagactttctgtgctgctgcctggagacggACGAGGACAGGCGCTGGTCTGCCCAGGAACTTCTGCAG cATCCTTTTGTAACCTCAGCCAAGCCGACCTCCAGCCTGACACCTCTGATCATGGCGACGCAGCAGTTTATGGCCGACAGGAGATACTAG